The Magnolia sinica isolate HGM2019 chromosome 3, MsV1, whole genome shotgun sequence genome includes the window gaggtgggcgaccgcattatggtccatctgcggaaagagagatttccgaccaagacatacaataagttgaaaaataagaagattggacccgtcccaatcattcgaaagatcaatgacaatgcttatgttgttgatcttgcagatgacatggcaatctcacggactttcaacgtcacggacctgaccgagtatcatgaaccagcgcaggatgagaactcgaggacgagttcttttgaagtggaggagactaatgtagagcgggtcgcagacagtttcatggccaagatggatcagaaaaggcccagtcgacgacagaagtgatctagaccgtcgaaccttagatcgggcgtatcttgcaatccggaatgagttacctgacgtaaaatatataattttggggtagaacgagctactttagccaaccaaccctctatttcgggttgcgcagcccaaaattgcgaaaaacccttggattgacagtcgtttccctgctttaatttcatttttactataaatagtaagttttagtttgattataactcttcatccgtcgggctttaggagttgcgtccaacgtgaaaagagcttagaataattaggggaacggtttggtgaagccaaataggacacttactatttttggctgaaaaccttgcgcactagtagacatcacgaccgtttataaatagtaagtttactatttatagtaagtcgcggattctaggagttttagttgtagtttgattctgatttcttttccattgcttggtacccttatttaaagggtcgtgaactcgtttttagtcatcaattaatcaatttcgaatttcttagaatttatttctatttttctgctttctttgctcatgaattcgagaagtctctgtgaagagtccagagaagctctgtggattcggagtagttatcctcatcacgttcatccctgcatcagttGAGCTACTCAATGACCATCGGTCACTTGATCGACCTAATCAAGGATGACACTCGTTTGCTTGATCGGCCTCTAGGATGGATATCGGCTACTTTGGTTGGCTGCTTGGTTTACTTTTAAATTCATCTTAATTGTTCTTTGTCTTGTTATTTTATCAGTTGTGATTATGTAAAAAGCACTCTAAACATTCTTAAAGATATTTAGTATACAATATCTTTTTATTACTATAATACCTGTCATTACCAATTGAATTTTTCAGAAACGATCGGAAACATAGTACAACACACATGTAGGATCAATCCCCACCCACTTGAAGGATAAGTAGTGGGGGCCATCTCTTCAATGACTTGGATTTTACATGGACTTTCTTGTTGGGCAAGGGTTATTTACCTTTACATGTGTGGACTCTCCGATGAGATGTTTGTTTTGCGCTATAGGTCGCCAACAGCATGAAACCCATATACAGATCATGGCAGATAATCAGAACTGTCCATCCGCTGGAGTTATCTCATGGCGTCAAAGAATCTTGCTGAAAGAACGAGGAGTTGAATGTTAGCCATCGAATATTCTTTCCAGAGGTCTACGTTCAACTATACGTTTCAATGGTCAGAATCATCATTCAAGGCAAGTTTGAGATAGGACTCAGAGCTTGGACTATCAGAATCACTGGACCATTTCTTCACGCGGACTCAATGGAACGTACGACACGCTGCGGATTGTGAAACACTGACCATGCAAAATTAGCTAATTGAAtatgagaaatactttgatactctggtagagtatgatggatgatacacaggcagttgAAAATTACTGCGAAACGGCGTATGCAGCATAaaagtaattcaaactaaactttATAAATTGTTGGGTACCATTTTAGATGCATCATGAAGCAATAATTAATTACATTTGATTTTCCAACTATTACATATATGGATATTTATTAGCCGGTTAAAAaattatccaatggtcttattcgAACAAAACAGTTGTTCGTAGATAAGTGAATAGGATTATTCAACCCATCCAATTTTTTATAGAATCCGGATCCTTTGTTTGTGACAAACAGAATTATTTTTTTTGCCTGTTTTGTAATTGAGCCACATCAATATTGCTAAGTGCGGCATTAAATGTTGGTAGTGATGACGTGGCCCTATCAACTGTCTATCGCATCATAGCAACAGTGTGGATCACCCAACCATGGCCACATGggcatgggaaacggattggctactccccctgacaccagccaatggctggtggtcgatgctctgtggggcccgacatgatgtatgtgtttcatccattccgtccatctatttttacagatcattttacagtatgagaccaaaaatgagatatatcccatcTCAATTgcaccacattagaggaaacagtgtttaatgagcgtcgaccattaaaaatattttggggaccataaaagttttggatcaagctgatttttgttttttcccttcatctgggcctttatgacctaatcaacagattggatgtcaaataaacagtacagtgggccttaggaggattttaatggtagatatccaatcactattttttttcatgtggtgtgatccatctgagatatatatccctctcatttttagtatcaagccctaaaatgatctttaaaaatggatgaacggaatagatgaaacacatacatcatggtggggcccacagtgcaccgaccatcagccccggggctggtgtcagggggagtagccaatccgtttccatgggcATGTGCATAACATCAAACTCTACATTTGCTAATAAGCTGGACCTATAGTTCCTCCAGAGAATATCAGCATAGGGGCATTCTCGTAATCTCAGGATGTGGAAATTTTTGCAATGTGTGGGAACATTAAAATCTTTGACATTTGAGGCTTCTACCAGAAGTTTGAATTGATCAATGAGAATTGCATTTGACCTATATAAGCTTGGGGCATTCGgaaataattaaaaagaaaaaaacaaagcaaAGAAGACGTAGGAAAAGAATCTCCCCTTGCAGAAATGCCACGTTCTCTTCCTCCCCTCCATCTCCTCCTATTGCTTGGAACATTgggagggtgggccacaccaacaagcGCAAAGACTCTCAGAATCGGCGTCCCAGCAAAATCTCCATACCCCCCAGTATGTGGCCGTAAAATGCAAGACTTCGAACGAGACATGTTTCAGCGGCCATGCCATCGACGTCTTCCGGTTGGTCTGGAAGAATCTATACAACAAGACTACGAGTTCATTCCTTACGAAGGCCACTACGATACTTTGATCGACCGAGTTGTTTACAAGGTCAGTTCATTTTACTAGTCTCAGCAAGTGCTCCTTATTTTAccagaaatgatcacatacaggGGCTGTATCGTCTGTCTTTTTGCCACATCAATCAAAAGCTGATGGTGTTACTAATTAATGtagtggtgcggcccacccaatTAGTTAATCAGCCTGATTGTATGTAGGGTGATTATCATGGTGCAGTGGACCTTTTGTCCAGATTGGCTGGACCCATTTCCCAGCACTGTATATGATTGATCTTGCTTAGAGAAATAAGAATTCCATTGAGTAATTTTCAAACAATGTATCAGTCTTTGGGTAGAAAGTAGGGATGCCCACTTTCATTTCTTCGGCAACGCTTAGGTGGTTGCTGTAAAATCCAACTTGAAACACTTCCAAACATACTCCTTATGTAATCAAAGTTCAGATGATTCAACCACAACCGTTGATGAACCCCCTGCAAGAACTTTGAGAGGGAACTCATTCTATGCGTAGTATAGTTCTGATCTAGCATTCTTAAGATGCATATGCAAGAGCAGTGAATTGAATTGCCAGCATGGGCCTGTTTAGGTTTCCCACCTTCAGCTGGATATTAAAATGTTGGAAGTTTTAGCTCTCTGCTAACGGTAAAACATTGCGAAATTAAGCAGATATTGCAATAACAGCCAAAATTCATAGTATTCATAATGAGAAGTTACCCCACATGTTGCAGTTATGTTTTGTCTAACTTGATAGAGATTTCGATCCGGAGATCAGATTTTCAATTTGGTTGCTTCCTTTTCATGAGAAAATTGCAATTCAAATAGAtactgcatccaaacacaccttaaatAGATCAACCAATTAAAAATCGGTCAATTTTCTCAATCCAGCTGCTCTTGTATTGTACTTGTTTATTTTACACTAATGAAAAAGATACCATACCAAATTCCCTCCCTTATTAGGATTCTAaaatgggtccttactcatgccgtagtggtagactcacaagagtttgaaCACGAGGTCATAGGTTCGAGTATCCATTGTAGTGAAAAACCATTCTAATGTGAGTGCgggtgtataaaaaaaaaaaaaaaaattggattcTAACATTTTCATTGGATTTTCTTTTTCCTGGATCAAAGAAATTGGATACGGTGGTGGGTGATACGTCTATCGCAGCCAACCGAACTCGGTACATGGAATACTCCCGACCTTACACGCAAACAGGAGCAAGAATGGTGGTGCTTGAGAAGCGAGAAGTGCAAGCTTGGATATTTGTAAAGCCTTTCACGGGAACATTGTGGGTAGCGACAGGGGCCTTTTTCTTGTACAATGGTATAATCGTGTGGTTAATAGAGAGCACCGACGTTGAAGAAAAGCGCTTCTCCTTCAACCATATTTGCAACTTGATCTGGCTTTCCTTCACCACCCTCTTCCCATTCACGGTGACTAGGGATAGAGAGAGTCATGCAGTTAGTA containing:
- the LOC131241084 gene encoding glutamate receptor 2.6-like; the protein is MPRSLPPLHLLLLLGTLGGWATPTSAKTLRIGVPAKSPYPPVCGRKMQDFERDMFQRPCHRRLPVGLEESIQQDYEFIPYEGHYDTLIDRVVYKKLDTVVGDTSIAANRTRYMEYSRPYTQTGARMVVLEKREVQAWIFVKPFTGTLWVATGAFFLYNGIIVWLIESTDVEEKRFSFNHICNLIWLSFTTLFPFTVTRDRESHAVSRRPRPT